One genomic region from Lycorma delicatula isolate Av1 chromosome 1, ASM4794821v1, whole genome shotgun sequence encodes:
- the LOC142318088 gene encoding uncharacterized protein LOC142318088, protein MKTFTVLFCFMIYAVSCHAIVDQLNKLLGNTGNLLKEVTDSATDTLEEVGSTVKSTVKDVTQVLGSVLNQDSSSQNGLTEELTQKQILSSGILQDTSSLPVSKSSGYTTQTNLSEELTQKQSLASGIIQDSSSLPISKSTVSFDQLQVPVY, encoded by the exons ATGAAGACATTCACTGTGCTGTTCTGTTTCATGATTTATGCA GTCTCCTGTCACGCTATTGTCGACCAACTTAACAAACTCCTTGGAAATACTGGAAACCTTTTAAAAGAAGTTACCGATTCGGCAACTGATACTTTAGAAGAAGTAGGATCAACTGTAAAGAGTACTGTAAAAGATGTAACTCAAGTATTGGGATCGGTTTTAAATCAAGATTCCAGCTCTCAAAATGGTTTAACTGAAGAattaacacaaaaacaaattttatcatcaGGTATACTTCAAGACACATCATCGTTGCCAGTTTCAAAGTCAAGTGGTTATACAACTCAAACTAATTTATCAGAAGAATTGACACAGAAGCAAAGTTTAGCATCAGGTATAATTCAAGACTCTTCATCGTTACCAATTTCAAAATCAACTGTATCCTTCGACCAGTTGCAGGTACCCGTATAT